The Carnobacterium inhibens subsp. inhibens DSM 13024 genome includes a region encoding these proteins:
- a CDS encoding helix-turn-helix domain-containing protein, translated as MENIGTIIFSLREDKDLSLENLASGILSKSQLSKVERGLSDISATKFLKLLDKLHITFSEFNLLYKDISTSPENIYLLKMTQALISGNLNQANLIESDVWKFHTENSSIYAKLNYIMIKAMRLQIEDKKLDTDSLAFLIDYLFKVSNWTRYELILYGNTMTSIPLESINLLTKEISYKTTLYKKINLSIIINLLFNTVILNLEAKNYTQVDYFIRTLSSNEFLDIQLGERFLKEYAKALYDYVRDPVKINEEKNLNLLNILKILDSDNLFIAYSKIFEDFKNETN; from the coding sequence ATGGAAAACATTGGAACTATTATTTTTAGTTTAAGAGAAGATAAAGATCTATCTTTAGAAAATTTGGCTAGTGGTATTTTATCTAAAAGTCAACTCTCAAAAGTAGAGCGTGGCCTTTCTGATATTTCTGCTACAAAATTTTTAAAACTTTTAGATAAGTTACATATAACATTCAGTGAATTTAATTTATTATATAAAGATATATCTACTTCCCCAGAAAATATTTATCTCCTCAAGATGACTCAGGCTTTAATTTCTGGAAATCTAAATCAAGCTAATTTAATAGAATCAGATGTTTGGAAATTTCATACAGAAAATTCTTCGATATATGCAAAATTGAATTACATCATGATCAAAGCCATGAGATTACAGATAGAAGATAAAAAATTAGATACAGATAGCTTGGCCTTTCTGATAGATTACCTTTTTAAGGTTTCTAATTGGACTAGATATGAATTAATTCTGTATGGTAATACAATGACTTCTATTCCCTTAGAATCTATAAATTTATTGACAAAAGAAATTTCTTATAAAACAACATTATATAAAAAAATAAATTTAAGTATTATTATTAATTTATTATTTAACACAGTGATTTTAAATTTAGAGGCAAAAAATTATACTCAAGTAGATTACTTTATAAGAACGTTATCTTCCAATGAATTTTTAGATATCCAATTAGGTGAGAGATTCTTAAAAGAATACGCGAAAGCATTGTACGACTATGTAAGAGATCCAGTAAAAATTAACGAAGAAAAAAACTTAAACCTTCTAAATATTTTAAAAATTTTGGATTCAGATAATCTTTTTATTGCATATAGTAAAATTTTTGAAGATTTCAAAAATGAAACAAATTAA